A single region of the Amphiura filiformis chromosome 7, Afil_fr2py, whole genome shotgun sequence genome encodes:
- the LOC140156598 gene encoding pyridine nucleotide-disulfide oxidoreductase domain-containing protein 1-like isoform X2: MATADSTTAGVEKPAEAQMARLDSPPGLIVVGGGIAGVTCTETLSDLCPEEEITLISASPLIKTVTNFNQISYVLEEFEVEERPAAALQTRCQNVRVVQDMVTEIDSTNCKITTQSGLKIQYKKLCVCTGGIPKLICKDNPLVLGIRDTESVATFQKKLTGAKRVVVVGNGGIATELVYEIEGCEVVWVIKDTSISSTFVDAGAAEFFLPHLVKDKEPAQGPLKRHKYEVADLEAARRTQPTKGGALGPDWNTGLDMKGQARGSHQVHVEYQSEVKSVWTPSEFKSSNKTADCVPSSTTSSEKPATEWPVYVHLTNGKTYGCDFVVSATGVTPNTALFQNQINLDLADDKGMKVDDHMRTNIEHIYAAGDVCTASWEPATHWMQMRLWSQARQMGAYAAKCMVADATGESISQDFCFELFAHVTKFFGYKVVLLGKYNAQDLGNEYEILLRVSDDREFVKVILCNGKMYGAILIGDTDLEETFENLILNGLDLSRYGEDLLDPNIEIEDYFD, translated from the exons atggCAACTGCAGATTCAACCACCGCAGGAGTTGAGAAGCCAGCCGAAGCACAAATGGCAAGATTAGACTCCCCACCAGGCCTCATAGTAGTGGGAGGGGGCATAGCTGGTGTGACATGTACAGAGACTTTGTCAGATTTATGTCCTGAAGAAGAGATTACATTAATATCGGCATCACCACTTATCAAGACAGTGACGAATTTTAATCAG ATCTCCTATGTTTTGGAAGAGTTTGAGGTTGAAGAAAGACCAGCTGCTGCCCTTCAGACACGATGTCAAAATGTCAGAGTGGTCCAGGATATGGTGACAGAAATAGATTCAACAAATTGCAAAATAACAACGCAAAGTGGTTTGAAAATCCAATATAAAAAGCTTTGTGTATGTACAGGTGGCATCCCGAAACTCATTTGCAAAGATAATCCACTTGTATTGGGTATACGAGACACTGAAAGTGTTGCCACTTTTCAGAAGAAATTAACAGGAGCCAAGCGGGTGGTGGTCGTTGGCAATGGCGGCATAGCAACAGAGCTGGTGTATGAGATTGAAGGCTGTGAGGTGGTATGGGTCATCAAAGACACATCAATTAGCAGTACATTTGTAGATGCTGGTGCTGCTGAGTTCTTCTTACCACATCTTGTGAAAGATAAAGAGCCTGCTCAAGGACCTCTAAAGAGACATAAATATGAAG TTGCAGATTTGGAGGCAGCAAGAAGGACACAGCCAACAAAAGGCGGTGCTCTTGGTCCCGATTGGAATACTGGGCTTGACATGAAGGGTCAAGCACGGGGTTCACATCAAGTCCATGTGGAATATCAATCCGAG GTTAAAAGTGTGTGGACACCAAGTGAATTCAAATCAAGCAACAAAACAGCAGATTGTGTCCCTTCTAGCACAACCTCATCTGAAAAACCTGCAACAGAATGGCCAGTTTATGTGCATCTTACCAATGGGAAAACATACGGATGTGACTTTGTGGTCAGCGCAACTGGTGTCACTCCCAACACAGCATTGTTTCAAAACCAAATTAACTTGGACCTCGCAGATGATAAGGGTATGAAAGTGGACGATCACATGAGGACTAATATTGAACACATATACGCAGCTGGCGATGTATGCACTGCATCGTGGGAACCCGCCACACACTGGATGCAAATGCGCCTCTGGTCCCAGGCACGGCAAATGGGGGCGTATGCTGCTAAATGTATGGTTGCAGATGCTACTGGCGAATCGATATCACAGGATTTTTGTTTTGAACTTTTTGCACATGTTACAAAGTTTTTTGGGTACAAAGTTGTGCTTCTTGGGAAATACAATGCACAAGACTTAGGAAACGAGTATGAAATACTTCTTAGGGTCAGTGACGATAGAGAATTCGTCAAAGTGATACTGTGTAATGGTAAAATGTATGGAGCAATATTAATTGGGGATACGGATCTTGAAGAGACATTTGAAAATCTAATACTAAATGGACTAGATCTGAGTAGGTACGGGGAAGATCTGCTGGATCCAAATATTGAGATTGAAGATTACTTCGATTAA